Proteins co-encoded in one candidate division Zixibacteria bacterium HGW-Zixibacteria-1 genomic window:
- a CDS encoding GNAT family N-acetyltransferase: MAVHTLDRIFNPKRIALIGVTINPNSVGGKVLGNLVGGGFRGVVYPVNPDSEAVLGIQCYPDVKSLPRTPDLAVVCSPAAGVPELVRQCGEAGILGLIIMSAGFKETGDAGRALEDQIKLEAARFDGMRIVGPNCLGIIVPRLNLNVSFAAGMPKAGHIAFISQSGALCTSVLDWAIEEKIGFSNFVSIGNSIDVNFGDLIDYFGEDENTESILLYIESISRARRFMTAARAFARSKPILAYKAGRFPESAKVAASHTGAMASEDNVYDAAFQRVGIARVYDIGEIFDCAGLIGRKKMPRGAHLGIITNAGGPGVMATDALIASNGTLAKLSDETLAKLDACLPPSWSYGNPVDVLGDANSRRLEKAARIVIDDPDVNAMLVILTPQAMTNPTAAAKVIGSLAETTSKPILAAWLGGQSMNEGIKILIDSGVPAYRTPEQAVRAFMTLVAYARNLEALYETPKEIPLRFGLDREKNREEFIAREFSKGEILSEESSKALVETYGIKTAKPHPAGSEDEAAAIAGSLGFPVVLKINSPDITHKSDVGGVAVNLENEDMVRSAYRRINASAKEKQPDAIISGVTVQPMIDSKNGIELIAGIKADPVFGTIMLVGMGGISAELLGERTLGFPPLNERLARRMLKSLKIWPLLQGYRGRPPINIDKLIEVLVRLSYLAADYPEIKELDINPLLVTPDDVIALDARVIIDRDLVGKKTEQYAHLVLRPYPEKYTKVIELPDGTKVTLRPIKPEDEPQWMDMLASCSKETIYSRFRYFFQWASHDVAIRYCYIDYDREIAIVAEILEEGVRKLIGVGRLIADPEHETVEYAILITDAWQKKELGKKLTEYCMEVARKWKLKKIVAQTTTDNRPMIAVFQKLGFDVTYNEQDATVDVEKGLTGNLK; encoded by the coding sequence ATGGCTGTACATACATTGGACCGGATTTTTAATCCTAAAAGAATCGCCCTGATCGGCGTCACCATTAATCCCAATAGTGTCGGCGGCAAGGTGCTGGGCAATCTGGTCGGCGGCGGCTTCCGTGGTGTGGTCTATCCCGTCAATCCCGACAGCGAAGCTGTCCTGGGAATTCAATGTTACCCGGATGTCAAGAGTCTTCCGAGAACACCCGATCTGGCCGTCGTATGTTCCCCGGCGGCCGGAGTCCCCGAGCTTGTCAGACAATGCGGCGAAGCCGGGATTCTGGGTTTGATTATTATGTCGGCCGGTTTTAAAGAAACCGGCGATGCCGGGCGGGCCCTTGAAGATCAGATTAAATTAGAAGCGGCACGATTCGACGGTATGAGGATTGTCGGACCCAATTGCCTCGGCATCATCGTGCCGCGGCTGAATTTGAATGTCAGTTTTGCGGCCGGTATGCCCAAAGCCGGTCATATTGCCTTTATATCTCAATCAGGCGCCCTGTGCACATCGGTCCTCGACTGGGCCATCGAGGAAAAAATCGGTTTTTCCAATTTCGTTTCAATTGGCAACAGCATTGATGTAAATTTCGGCGACTTGATCGATTATTTCGGCGAGGATGAAAATACTGAATCAATCCTGCTGTACATCGAATCGATATCACGCGCCCGGAGATTTATGACGGCTGCCCGTGCTTTTGCTAGGTCGAAGCCGATTCTTGCTTATAAAGCGGGTCGATTCCCGGAATCGGCCAAAGTGGCCGCTTCACATACCGGCGCGATGGCCTCCGAGGACAATGTCTATGATGCCGCCTTCCAGCGGGTTGGTATCGCCCGGGTTTATGATATCGGAGAAATTTTCGATTGTGCCGGATTGATCGGCCGCAAAAAGATGCCGCGCGGCGCCCATTTGGGCATCATTACCAACGCCGGCGGGCCGGGGGTCATGGCCACCGATGCCCTGATTGCCTCCAATGGAACGCTGGCGAAGCTATCGGACGAAACACTGGCCAAACTGGATGCCTGCCTCCCCCCGTCGTGGTCGTACGGCAATCCGGTCGATGTGCTCGGTGACGCCAATTCCAGGCGACTCGAGAAGGCGGCCCGGATTGTCATCGATGACCCCGATGTTAATGCCATGCTGGTTATACTGACGCCTCAGGCGATGACCAACCCGACCGCCGCTGCGAAAGTGATTGGAAGTCTGGCCGAGACAACTTCAAAACCTATTCTGGCGGCCTGGCTGGGCGGCCAGAGCATGAACGAAGGAATTAAAATACTTATAGATAGCGGCGTGCCTGCTTACCGGACACCCGAGCAGGCGGTCCGAGCCTTTATGACCCTGGTTGCCTATGCCCGAAACCTTGAGGCTCTGTATGAAACGCCCAAAGAGATCCCGCTGCGGTTTGGACTGGATCGTGAGAAAAATCGCGAGGAGTTTATTGCCCGGGAATTCTCAAAGGGAGAAATTCTTTCCGAGGAATCCTCAAAGGCCCTGGTGGAGACCTATGGCATCAAAACCGCCAAACCGCATCCGGCCGGATCGGAAGATGAAGCGGCTGCAATTGCCGGGAGTCTGGGATTTCCGGTCGTGCTTAAAATAAATTCGCCTGATATTACGCACAAGAGCGATGTCGGCGGTGTCGCTGTCAATCTTGAAAACGAGGACATGGTGCGCTCGGCCTATCGAAGAATCAATGCCTCGGCAAAAGAAAAACAGCCCGATGCCATAATAAGCGGCGTAACCGTGCAACCGATGATCGATTCAAAAAACGGCATCGAGTTGATCGCCGGCATCAAGGCCGATCCGGTTTTCGGAACCATCATGCTGGTCGGGATGGGTGGAATCAGCGCCGAATTATTGGGCGAGAGAACTTTGGGGTTTCCTCCACTCAATGAGCGGCTTGCCAGACGCATGCTGAAGTCGCTAAAGATTTGGCCTTTGCTGCAGGGATACCGTGGGCGTCCCCCGATAAATATTGATAAGTTGATTGAGGTTCTTGTGCGTTTATCGTATCTCGCCGCCGATTATCCGGAAATCAAAGAGCTCGACATCAATCCCTTATTGGTCACGCCGGATGATGTCATCGCTCTCGATGCTCGCGTCATAATCGACCGGGATCTTGTCGGAAAGAAAACCGAGCAATATGCGCATCTTGTCCTGAGACCGTATCCGGAGAAATATACCAAAGTGATTGAATTGCCGGATGGCACCAAAGTTACCCTGCGGCCCATTAAGCCTGAAGATGAACCGCAGTGGATGGATATGCTGGCGAGCTGTTCGAAGGAAACAATTTATTCCCGATTCAGGTATTTTTTCCAGTGGGCTTCGCATGATGTGGCCATAAGGTACTGTTACATTGATTATGACCGCGAAATCGCCATCGTGGCGGAAATTCTGGAAGAAGGTGTTCGAAAATTGATCGGCGTCGGCAGATTAATCGCCGATCCTGAGCATGAGACGGTTGAATATGCCATCCTGATTACCGATGCCTGGCAGAAAAAAGAACTTGGCAAAAAACTGACCGAGTACTGTATGGAAGTCGCCCGTAAATGGAAATTGAAAAAAATCGTGGCCCAGACCACGACCGATAACCGCCCCATGATAGCCGTCTTTCAAAAATTGGGATTCGACGTGACCTATAATGAACAGGATGCAACGGTCGATGTCGAGAAGGGATTGACCGGGAATCTGAAATAA